The Halobacillus amylolyticus nucleotide sequence TAAGAGGGGAATAGTAGCTCGGCCCCTTTGGAATGCCGGCAAGCATTGACGCCTCAGCAAGCGTTAGCTCTTTTGCATGCTTGTCAAAATAATATCGGCTGGCCGCTTCAATTCCGTAAGCGCCATGTCCGTAATAAATCGTGTTCAAATACCCCTCAAGGATCTCATCCTTTTCATAGAAAATTTCTAAACGCATCGCATAGAAAGCTTCCTTAATTTTTCGTGTCCACGTTTTTTCATGAGATAAGTAGAGGTTACGTGCATATTGCTGGGTAATCGTACTCGCCCCTTCAACCATTTTCATAGCCTTTAAGTCTGTCAAAGCAGCAGACGCAATTCGTCTAAAGTCAAAGCCAAAGTGGTCGTAGAAGCGGTGATCCTCAATGGCGAGTGTTGCATGGACGATCTCTTCAGGCATTTCCTTTTTACTAATCCAATAACGCTCCTGCGCCCCGTGGGTTTCGTCAATCACTTTCCCTTCCGAGCCATAGTAGATGGAATTCTGCTCGGTGTGAAGAGAAGGGGGTCCCAGACCAACGGCATAAATAAACACAGCAACAAACGCAATGAGGCCAAGGACTCCGCAAGTGACTGCGGTTTTCATTGTTCTCCGTATCCATTTCCATTTAAAACGAATAAATAATAGCATTTTTACTTCTCCTGCCTGTAAAGAAATAATAAATATTGCTATTATTATGGGAGAATGGTGGACAAATTAAACATTCCCTTGCTTTTTCTAACGTTTAATCTATAATTTGATTGGTTACAAATGTATGTTTAAGAGGCTGCCGCTCATGATTTGGTGACTTTTTGAACAACGTCTTACATGAGTGTTGAAAGGAGAACATCAATATGGCTACATGGTTTACCGAAAAACAAACGGAGAACTTTGGCATTACCGCAAAAGTGAACCGTTCATTGCATAAAGAGCAAACGGATTTTCAAGAATTAGAGATGCTCGAGACCGAAGAGTGGGGGCGGATGCTGCTGCTTGACGATATGGTGATGACGACAGAGAAGGATGAATTCGTTTACCACGAAATGATGGCACACGTACCGTTGTTCACACACCCGAGTCCAAAGAAAGTACTCGTCGTTGGCGGTGGTGACGGCGGCGTGATTCGTGAAGTCTTGAAGCATGAAAGTGTCGAGCAGGCCACCCTGGCTGAAATCGATGGCAAGGTCATCGAGTATTCGAAAAAATACTTACCGAGTATTGCAGGTGCCTTAGAGGATAAGCGTGTCGACGTGCAAGTTAGCGACGGCTTCATGCATATCGCGAAAAGCGAGCGGGAGTATGATGTGATTATGGTCGATTCGACTGAGCCTGTAGGTCCAGCTGTTACCCTTTTCACAAAAGGATTTTACGAAGGAATTGCGAACGCCTTGAAAGAGGATGGCATTCTGGTCGCTCAAACAGACAATCCGTGGTTTAAAGCGGATCTGATTCGCCAAGTGTACGGTGATGTAAAAGAGACCTTCCCAATTACCCGCGTCTACACGGCGAATATCCCGACATATCCGAGCGGGCTGTGGACGTTTACAATGGGGAGCAAGATTTACGATCCGCTCCAAGTGCCAGACGAGCGTTTTCAGGAAATCGACACGAAATACTACACGAAAGAGCTTCACAATGCCTGCTTCGCCCTGCCCAAATTCGTCAAAGATGTAACCGAGGGGGATTAACCTATGCGATTTGACCCGGCCTATTCAGGAAAAGTATTTATCATGAGCCGCCCGAATGAAGAGGAAGCGGAGGCTGTGATCTATGGCATGCCGATGGACTGGACGGCAAGCTTCCGCCCAGGTTCCCGTTTCGGTCCAAACCGGATTCGTGAAGCTTCAATCGGACTTGAAGAGTATAGCCCTTACCTGAATCGTCATTTAGAAGAAGTCAATTATTACGACGCCGGCGACATGCTGCTTCCGTTTGGCAATGCCGAGCGCAGTCTTGAGATTATTGAGGGCTATATCGACGGGCTTTTGGAAAAAGGGAAGTTTCCGCTCGGACTCGGTGGAGAGCATCTCGTCAGCTGGCCGGTCTTTAAAGCGTTTCATAAAACGCAGCCGAACCTGGCTATTATCCATATCGATGCCCATGCCGACCTTAGGGAGGAGTACGAGGGAGAAATTCTCTCCCATTCCACTCCGGTCCGAAAAGCATGTGAGCTGATCGGGCCTGAGAACGTCTACTCCTTTGGGATCCGCTCCGGCATGCGTGAGGAATTCCAGTACGCTGAGGAGAGCGGCATGCACATGTCGAAGTTTGACGTCCTCGAACCATTGAAACAGATTTTGCCTGAATTGGCCGGCCGCCCCGTCTATGTCACGATCGACATCGATGTTCTCGATCCAGCCTACGCCCCAGGCACAGGCACAGCAGAAGCAGGCGGCATTTCGTCAAAAGAATTGCTCGCCGCCATCCATAAGATTGCTGCTTCTGATGTAAAAGTAGTGGGTGCCGATTTAGTTGAGGTTGCTCCAGCTTACGACCAAACAGAGCAAACGGCGATCGCAGCCAGTAAATTTGTGCGCGAAATGCTTTTAGGGTTTGTTAAATAAATGATAAAATGGGTCCGTTGCTAGACGCAGCGGATCTTTGTTTTTAGAGGTTGTTCAAAAAGTCACCAAATGATAAGAGACGAATCTCTTCGTTGGCTTGCTTTTGAAGAGCGTGTGCCCTGCCGTCTACGAGCCTATTCAAAGAAGTAAATTCCCCGGGACAAGGCAGCGAAGAAGGATATTCTCTGAAGTGGCTTCGCTACTTACGTATTATTAGGCAGCAGTGGAACTTCTATTAAAACCGTGCACGGTCCTGTGCTGTGCACAACCTAGAAGTCAGCACGTCCTGTGCAAGTCCGTTCCTTGGAAAAGAAGGACACTTTTCCTTCGTGCGAAGCCAATTCGGGGGAGATTTCCTTGGTGATCAAAGCTTCGCCGCCACGACCTTCTTTCTTCTAAATTGGCAACTTTTTGAATACTCACTTTTATGCAAATATGCAATTATTGATGATTTCATGCAATTATCGTGCTGTTTCGCGCAATTAAGTCTGGAAATGTGCAATTATCTGAAATTATGTGCAATTAGCCGTAAATTCGTGCAATTGTGCTGATCACTATCGTATAAAAAGGCAGCCGAATGGATGACTTTCTGACTCACCCAAATAAGGAGTTTTACGACTATGAACAAAAAACTAATCAGCGTAACTGCAGTGTACGCCCTCATTATGGCTGCCCTGCTTATTTTGACCTTCAATTTCGATTGGAACCCGTCTGGGTATAGCTACGAAGTGAACGGTTCCACACTGACCGTACAAGAAGGACTCGGCCATTCAGAGGTAACAACTGTTGAAATTAGTGAGCACATGTCGAACGTGCTGCTTTTTCAAGTAGCCATTAGTGATGTGAAGACTCACTGGCACACGGATATCATTATGCTAGCCCTGTTTTTCCCGCTGATTTTATTTGCTATTTTCAAAGACAAGCGGCCATTTAAAAAGGTGCTCTCCTATAAATGGTTCCTCGGGATTGTCTGCGCGGTTATTCTCATTTATACCGCAGCAACCGTGCCTAATTACTTTTCACAAATTCAAAAGGTTGAAGAGAACGTACAAAAGTTGTCAGATTAACTTGAGTTTTTGCTGCTGAGTTCTTATAATAGATAAGTTAAGGATGGACGCAGGATCTGATGGATGGAGGAGTATGAAATGACAGACGTGAAGCTTAAGCTCATAACGGAAATCAGAGATGCGGATCGTAAAGAAGAGATGACGCTGTCTGAGCCTGGGAAATTTTATACGCGTGATGAAACGGAGGTCCTCACGTTTACAGAGCATCCTGAAGAAGGGGAGTCTGTAAAAACGATGGTGACAATTAAGCCGGATCATATTAGTATTAAACGAACAGGTGCGGTAGAGATGCGGCAAGTTTTTCAAAGGAAAAAAGAGACGGAAAATATTTATCGCCATACCTATGGTGATTTTCATATGAGGACATGGACAGACCAAATTGAGTATCGTTCGCTGACAGAAGCTTCTCAAGGTCGTCTGTTTATTAGTTATCAGATGACAGTAAACGATGATGTCACACAACGTCATCGATTGACGCTTATTTTTGAGGAGGAAAGGGAATCATGAACATTGTCGAACAGACGGAACAGAAGTTGAAGGATGAAATTGTCCAAGCTGTGAAACAGGCAGGCCTGGCCACAGATGAGGAAATGCCGATCGTCGTTCTTGAACAGCCGAAGGATAAATCACACGGAGATTATGCCACGAATATGGCGATGCAATTAGCCCGGATTGCGAAAAAGAACCCGCGCCAAATTGCAACGGAGCTTGTCGAACAGTTTGATCGTTCCAAAGCTTCGATTGAAAAAATTGAAATCGCCGGACCAGGGTTTATTAATTTTTACATGGACAATCAATATCTCTCAGATCTTGTGCCGTCCATCATTGAGGCTGGCGAAAATTATGGACGAACGGATAGCGGACAAGGCCATAAAATCCAAGTTGAGTTCGTTTCAGCGAACCCAACTGGTACGTTGCATCTAGGCCATGCACGTGGAGCCGCTGTTGGTGATTCGTTGAGCAATGTCCTTGATGCAGCTGGTTATCAAGTATCGCGTGAATATTATATTAATGATGCCGGAAACCAAATGGCGAATCTGGCCTTGTCTGTCGAGGCACGCTACATGCAGGCACTCGACAAAGATTGGGACATGCCTGAAGATGGCTACCATGGTAAGGACATCATCGAGCTTGGCAAAAAGTTGGTCGAAGAAGACGGCACGAGATGGGTGGATGCCTCTGAAGAAGAGCGCCTGGCCTTTTTCCGTAAATATGGGCTGACTTACGAGTTGAACAAAATTAGGACAGACTTAGAAGAGTTTCGTGTTCCTTTTGACGAATGGTTCTCAGAGACGTCTCTTTATGAAGGCGACAAAATTGACAACGCGTTAAATGTGCTGAAAGAAAAGAATTATGTCTATGAAAAAGATGCTGCCACGTGGTTTCAGACGACAGCTTTCGATGATGATAAAGATCGAGTGCTCATTAAAAATGATGGCACATACACCTACTTAACCCCGGACATCGCTTACCACAAAAATAAGCTCGACCGCGGCTTCGATACACTGATTAACATTTGGGGAGCCGACCATCATGGCTACATTCCACGGATGAGAGCGGCGATTCAAGCCCTTGGCTATCAAAAAGATACGCTTGAAGTGGAAATCATTCAAATGGTCAACCTGTTCCAGGACGGGGAAAAAGTAAAGATGAGTAAGCGGACAGGCAAAGCCGTTACACTAAGAGAGCTGATGGAAGAGGTCGGAATCGACGCGATGCGCTATTTCTTCTCGATGCGCTCAAGTGATTCCCATCTTGATTTCGATATGGATCTCGCCCGTTCAGAATCCAATGAGAACCCGGTTTATTACGTTCAATATGCTCATGCGCGTATTTGCACGATGCTTCGCCAGGCTGAAGGAAAGGGACTTGCAGGTGGAGAATTCGATGGCAGCTTCTTAACATCGGAAAAAGAAGAAGATCTTCTGAAGCGCCTCGGTGAATTCCCGCAAATCGTTGCCGATGCCGCCGAAAAGCGCACACCGCACCGTGTGACACAGTATGCCTTTGAGTTAGCATCGAATCTGCATAGCTTCTACAATGCAGAAAAAGTGCTTGACGAAGCACATCCGCAACGTACGGCTGCAAGAATTGCGCTCATGAAGGCCGTCCGTACCACCTTGCAGAATGCACTACGCTTGATCGGCGTTTCTGCACCGGAACAAATGTAGCTGCATAACCTAATCAAAGAGTGTCCTTGCTGTTTTGGCGGGGGCATTCTTTTTTTCAAAAGAAAAGGCCTATCGAATTCGCGATGAATCGAGTTTAGTCAGAATCTTTTCCGGTTTGGACAAAATCTTTCTGAGTTTAGTTAGAATCTTTCTCAAATCAGGGAGAAACTTTCTGAATTTGGAAAGAATCTTTACATATTTGGGTAGAATCGCGTTGTATTTGGTCAGAATCACACGAGTCGAAAGGATAGCTCTTCATGAACGGAGAAAGATAGTAATAAGAGTAAGAGGAGGAGTAGACAATGAAGGAAGTCATTTTAGCTTTACTAACAGGTTTTATCGTAGGAATTATTTTTGCTGCGTTTAAATTGCCGATCCCGGCTCCTCCAGCGTTAGCCGGAGTTGCGGGAATCGTTGGCATTTATTTGGGGTTTAAATTCTTTGCCTGGGTGGGGCCGATGGTGATGACGATTTTTAAATAGTTAGAGAAGCGGCCGTAGCAGCTTAGCTATTTGAACGTTAATTTTTGTTGCGAGGGAGCGTTGAGCCAGCCATTCTTCATTAAAGGGGATGGAATTCTGAACGTCATCCATATACCCCTTTCGTAGATCATTAATAAATGACTCGTCATAGACAAAGGTATTGACTTCTTTATTCAAAAACAGGCTGCGCCGGTCGAAATTGGCTGTTCCGATATCGGCCAGGCTTTGGTCCACAATGAGTGTTTTTGCATGATAGAAACCGTTATCGTACAAGTGAATGTGTGCGCCAAAGCGATACAGCTGTTCTAAATAGGGAATGGCAGCTTCTTTTACAAAGGGATGATCAGCTTTAAGCGGTACCATGATGCGAAGGGTAATTCCTCTTTCAAGCGACTGCTTAAGGGCATCCATCAATTTCCTTGTAGGGATGAAATAAGGAGTACCAATTAAGATTTCCTGCTGAGCTCGTTCAATCATTTGCAAAAATTCATGCTCAAGTTTAACGCCGTCTGTCGCCATCACTTTGACCGGATGCTTGGCTTCGGCGTGATGGACTGAGGGAGCATGTTTTTCGCCTGTTGCTCCATACCAGTCATCAAGAAAAACGTGATGAAGCTCTTTGACTACAGGACCAGTTAAGCGCAGGTGATAATCACGCCAATCGCCGAATTTAGGGTTCTCGCCTAAATAGTTGCGGCCGATATTAAATCCGCCAACATAAGCAATTTTTCCATCAATGACTGTGATCTTTCGATGATTGCGCCGATTTAATTTATAAAAAAAGTACGGGAAACCAGGAACGGCAGAAAATTGAAATTGTACTCCAGCGTCTTTCAAGTCGCTGCGAATCGACTTAGACATCTGGTAGCCTCCCAATCGATCCGTGAGTAAGCGGACTGGCACCCCTTCACGTGCTTTATTCTTCAACACTTGGAGAAAATCACGTCCTGCTTGATCGCTGCTAATTAAATAGAAGAATATATCCACTTGCACTTGTGCTTCCGATATTTCTTGAAAAAGGTCCTCAAATAAAGGTGCTCCATTTTTATATAACCGATAATCCCCGGTTGTTTCGGCAAAGGGAAGAATGCGAGCATTATTTTGATGGCTTTTCTTTCCTAATTTAAAATCTAAAATAATAAGAAGTAGGATGAGTAGGCAGATTAAGATCATAGTAAACATTTAGTAGTGTCTCCTTTCCCATTAGGTAGCTTTCCCTAATATTGCTGATTTGAACAGGAAATATGTAAAATGTATTGACTGAATGCTCATTCATAATTATAGTTAATATATAAGATTCAGAAAATTGACAGGTTTTCGAATTGGCATGGGGGTGTGATTCGGAAATTTGTGTAACCAACGTAGAGGGGGAGAACAGATGAATCCTTTGTTACTGGCAAATTGGATTTTATTCCTGGGTGTGACGGTATATGGCTTATATTTGTTTGTACGAGTTGTGCGTACACGCGTCGCCTATATCCAAATGGGGAAAAAAGTCGAATTTGATGGTCAGATAAAGAGACGTCTTCAAAAAATATGGATTTACGTGTTTGGACAGAAGAAGTTGTTGAAGGATAAGAAATCGGGAGCCATTCATGTCATGATGTTTTATGGCTTTATCCTCGTTCAGTTTGGAGCGATCGATTTCATTTGGAAGGGACTAGCACCTGATTCACATTTACCGCTAGGTCCGCTGTATCCTGGTTTCACCTTTTTTCAGGAGCTTGTGACATTAACAATTCTTGTCGCTGTCATATGGGCGTTTTACCGTCGCTATATTGAGAAGCTTGTTCGCTTAAAGCGTGGTTTTAAAGCAGGAATGGTCCTTCTTTTTATTGGATTATTAATGGTTTCAGTACTTATTGGAAATGGAATGGGATTAATTTGGCATGGTCATGAAGGAGCATGGACAGAACCAATTGCGACAATTATTGCAAACGCTTTCGGGTGGATGCCGCCTGCAGCTGCAGCCAGCGTATTTTTCGCTATGTGGTGGATTCATTTATTAGTTCTTCTCACATTCCTTGTCTATGTTCCACAATCGAAGCACGCACACTTGCTCGCAGCGCCAGTCAATGTGTTCTTAAGCCGTGAGGGTCCTCCCGGCAAACTTAAGAAAATTGATTTTGAAATGGATGAGGAAGCCGATGAAGAAGACGTTTCCTTTGGTGTTGGAAAAGTGGAGGATTTCAATCAGCTGCAAATGATTGACTTCTACGCTTGTGTTGAATGCGGCCGTTGTACAAATGTATGTCCAGCGGCAGGTTCAGGAAAGATGCTGTCACCGATGGATTTGCTTGTTAAAATCCGCGACCACTTAACGGAGACAGGGGCAGCCGTTACTGGTAAGGCGCCATGGGTTCCTTCCTATGCTTTTGCAGGAACTGAAGGCAATACCCTTGCAAAAATGGCTGAGTCCCAAGGTGGAAACGAGGCGGCTGCTACGGCTGAAGACGTAAACGGTAAAAGCTTGATTGGTGACGTGATTACAGAAGAGGAACTATGGGCTTGTACAACATGCCGTAACTGTGAAGATGCCTGCCCAGTTATGAATGAACACGTCGATAAAATCATTGACCTTCGCCGCTATCTCGTTTTAACAGAAGGTAAAATGGACCAGGATGGACAGCGTGCGATGATGAACATCGAACGCCAAGGAAACCCTTGGGGACTATCTAAGAAGGAACGTGAAAACTGGCGCGATACCGAGGAAGATGTATCGATTCCGACTGTAAAAGAACTTAAAAAATCAGGCGAGGAATTTGAGTATCTGTTCTGGGTAAGCTCCATGGGCTCCTATGATAACCGCAGCCAGAAGATTGCCATGGCTTTTGCCAAGCTTATGAATAAAGCTGGCATTAAGTTTGCGATTCTCGGTAACAAGGAGCAGAACTCCGGCGATACGGCCCGCCGCATGGGGAATGAATTTTTATTCCAAGAACTTGCGGAGAAGAACATTAAAGAATTTGAGAAGCATGACGTCAAAAAGATCATTACGATTGACCCGCATGCGTATAATATTTTCAAAAATGAATACCCTGATTTTGGCTATGAAGCGGAAGTCTTTCACCATACGGAAATGCTGGCTGAATGGCTGAAGGACGGCAGATTGAAGCCTGACGTTGAAGTGAACGAAACGATTACCTATCACGACAGCTGTTACCTTGGGCGTTACAACGAAGTGTATCAGCCGCCACGCGATGTCCTTGAAATGATTCCAGGCGTAAAAGTCGTTGAAATGAATCGTAACCGCTCAAACGGCATGTGCTGTGGAGCCGGCGGCGGGATGATGTGGATGGAAGAGAAATCAGGTAACCGCATGAACGTTGCCCGTACAGAGCAGGCTTTAGAAGTAGAACCAACGATGATTTCAAGTGGCTGCCCATTCTGCCTAACGATGCTTTCTGATGGTACGAAAGCGAAGGAAGTGGAAGAGAAGATCAGTACAATGGATATTGCAGAGATTTTAGCAAAATCGATTTTCCCGGAGAAAGTGGAAAAGTCGGCATAGAAAAGCGGAACACCTTGAAGCTAAACGGCTAAGATGTAAAGTTTGGACGCTAACTATTTAAAAAAGCCGCAAAAAATTAAAGTTGGCCACGGTAATTGGGAAGTGCCCGCTAAATGTAGGATTTAGTCGCGAAATTGAATTTTGAACGGTTATCTTCCAAATCGACAAGGACAAAAACTATCTTTTTATGAATCTAGTGTGAAAAATGTGGAAAGTGTACAGTAAATTATGTACACTTTCCTTATGAGGGGAAATTGAGCGAGCGTTCAATCGCTATTATTGTAAGCGTTACCAATATAAAGGAGGAAATTCATTATGACGAAAACTGTAATCGTAGCAGGGGCACGTACACCTTTTGGAAAATTTGGCGGAGGTCTGGCCCCTTTAACGGCTGCACAGCTAGGCGGAATTGCCATCAAAGCTGCTTTAGAAAGAGCGAATGTGAAAGCAGAGGATGTGAAGGAAGTCATCATGGGCACGGTTTTACAGGGTGGTCAGGGACAGTTACCTTCCCGCCAGGCTTCACGTGAAGCGGGCATTCCTTGGGATGTGAAGACGGAAACGGTTAACAAGGTTTGTGCATCTGGCATGCGTAGTGTAACGATGGCT carries:
- the speE gene encoding polyamine aminopropyltransferase, giving the protein MATWFTEKQTENFGITAKVNRSLHKEQTDFQELEMLETEEWGRMLLLDDMVMTTEKDEFVYHEMMAHVPLFTHPSPKKVLVVGGGDGGVIREVLKHESVEQATLAEIDGKVIEYSKKYLPSIAGALEDKRVDVQVSDGFMHIAKSEREYDVIMVDSTEPVGPAVTLFTKGFYEGIANALKEDGILVAQTDNPWFKADLIRQVYGDVKETFPITRVYTANIPTYPSGLWTFTMGSKIYDPLQVPDERFQEIDTKYYTKELHNACFALPKFVKDVTEGD
- the speB gene encoding agmatinase, with the translated sequence MRFDPAYSGKVFIMSRPNEEEAEAVIYGMPMDWTASFRPGSRFGPNRIREASIGLEEYSPYLNRHLEEVNYYDAGDMLLPFGNAERSLEIIEGYIDGLLEKGKFPLGLGGEHLVSWPVFKAFHKTQPNLAIIHIDAHADLREEYEGEILSHSTPVRKACELIGPENVYSFGIRSGMREEFQYAEESGMHMSKFDVLEPLKQILPELAGRPVYVTIDIDVLDPAYAPGTGTAEAGGISSKELLAAIHKIAASDVKVVGADLVEVAPAYDQTEQTAIAASKFVREMLLGFVK
- a CDS encoding DUF1934 domain-containing protein — encoded protein: MTDVKLKLITEIRDADRKEEMTLSEPGKFYTRDETEVLTFTEHPEEGESVKTMVTIKPDHISIKRTGAVEMRQVFQRKKETENIYRHTYGDFHMRTWTDQIEYRSLTEASQGRLFISYQMTVNDDVTQRHRLTLIFEEERES
- the argS gene encoding arginine--tRNA ligase yields the protein MNIVEQTEQKLKDEIVQAVKQAGLATDEEMPIVVLEQPKDKSHGDYATNMAMQLARIAKKNPRQIATELVEQFDRSKASIEKIEIAGPGFINFYMDNQYLSDLVPSIIEAGENYGRTDSGQGHKIQVEFVSANPTGTLHLGHARGAAVGDSLSNVLDAAGYQVSREYYINDAGNQMANLALSVEARYMQALDKDWDMPEDGYHGKDIIELGKKLVEEDGTRWVDASEEERLAFFRKYGLTYELNKIRTDLEEFRVPFDEWFSETSLYEGDKIDNALNVLKEKNYVYEKDAATWFQTTAFDDDKDRVLIKNDGTYTYLTPDIAYHKNKLDRGFDTLINIWGADHHGYIPRMRAAIQALGYQKDTLEVEIIQMVNLFQDGEKVKMSKRTGKAVTLRELMEEVGIDAMRYFFSMRSSDSHLDFDMDLARSESNENPVYYVQYAHARICTMLRQAEGKGLAGGEFDGSFLTSEKEEDLLKRLGEFPQIVADAAEKRTPHRVTQYAFELASNLHSFYNAEKVLDEAHPQRTAARIALMKAVRTTLQNALRLIGVSAPEQM
- a CDS encoding XapX domain-containing protein produces the protein MKEVILALLTGFIVGIIFAAFKLPIPAPPALAGVAGIVGIYLGFKFFAWVGPMVMTIFK
- the cls gene encoding cardiolipin synthase; translated protein: MFTMILICLLILLLIILDFKLGKKSHQNNARILPFAETTGDYRLYKNGAPLFEDLFQEISEAQVQVDIFFYLISSDQAGRDFLQVLKNKAREGVPVRLLTDRLGGYQMSKSIRSDLKDAGVQFQFSAVPGFPYFFYKLNRRNHRKITVIDGKIAYVGGFNIGRNYLGENPKFGDWRDYHLRLTGPVVKELHHVFLDDWYGATGEKHAPSVHHAEAKHPVKVMATDGVKLEHEFLQMIERAQQEILIGTPYFIPTRKLMDALKQSLERGITLRIMVPLKADHPFVKEAAIPYLEQLYRFGAHIHLYDNGFYHAKTLIVDQSLADIGTANFDRRSLFLNKEVNTFVYDESFINDLRKGYMDDVQNSIPFNEEWLAQRSLATKINVQIAKLLRPLL
- a CDS encoding heterodisulfide reductase-related iron-sulfur binding cluster yields the protein MNPLLLANWILFLGVTVYGLYLFVRVVRTRVAYIQMGKKVEFDGQIKRRLQKIWIYVFGQKKLLKDKKSGAIHVMMFYGFILVQFGAIDFIWKGLAPDSHLPLGPLYPGFTFFQELVTLTILVAVIWAFYRRYIEKLVRLKRGFKAGMVLLFIGLLMVSVLIGNGMGLIWHGHEGAWTEPIATIIANAFGWMPPAAAASVFFAMWWIHLLVLLTFLVYVPQSKHAHLLAAPVNVFLSREGPPGKLKKIDFEMDEEADEEDVSFGVGKVEDFNQLQMIDFYACVECGRCTNVCPAAGSGKMLSPMDLLVKIRDHLTETGAAVTGKAPWVPSYAFAGTEGNTLAKMAESQGGNEAAATAEDVNGKSLIGDVITEEELWACTTCRNCEDACPVMNEHVDKIIDLRRYLVLTEGKMDQDGQRAMMNIERQGNPWGLSKKERENWRDTEEDVSIPTVKELKKSGEEFEYLFWVSSMGSYDNRSQKIAMAFAKLMNKAGIKFAILGNKEQNSGDTARRMGNEFLFQELAEKNIKEFEKHDVKKIITIDPHAYNIFKNEYPDFGYEAEVFHHTEMLAEWLKDGRLKPDVEVNETITYHDSCYLGRYNEVYQPPRDVLEMIPGVKVVEMNRNRSNGMCCGAGGGMMWMEEKSGNRMNVARTEQALEVEPTMISSGCPFCLTMLSDGTKAKEVEEKISTMDIAEILAKSIFPEKVEKSA